Proteins encoded in a region of the Variovorax sp. PAMC 28711 genome:
- the mobA gene encoding molybdenum cofactor guanylyltransferase MobA, with protein sequence MTPIDPRHDITGLVLAGGRGTRMGGLDKGLQYFEGEPLALRALQRLAPQIWTTLLSANRNTLTYEFFGAPVVSDNVSDYPGPLAGFLVGLAHCRTPCLLTVPCDAPRFPLDLARRLTDALNADDADIAMVSAPEVQPGGHVVLRPQPVFCLLRNTLRDSLDQFVHGGGRKVSAWTAMHRTVQVPFDRPGDAPDAFFNVNTLAELQALERR encoded by the coding sequence ATGACGCCCATCGATCCGCGCCACGACATCACCGGCCTGGTGCTGGCCGGCGGCCGCGGAACCCGCATGGGCGGCCTCGACAAGGGGCTGCAATATTTCGAGGGCGAGCCGCTCGCGCTGCGCGCGCTGCAGCGTCTCGCGCCGCAGATCTGGACCACGCTGCTGAGCGCCAACCGCAACACGCTCACCTACGAGTTTTTCGGAGCGCCGGTCGTCTCCGACAACGTATCGGACTACCCGGGCCCGCTGGCCGGCTTCCTCGTCGGCCTCGCGCATTGCAGGACACCCTGTCTGCTCACCGTGCCTTGCGACGCCCCGCGCTTTCCGCTCGATCTCGCCCGGCGCCTGACCGACGCGCTCAACGCCGACGACGCTGACATCGCGATGGTCAGCGCGCCCGAAGTCCAACCGGGAGGTCACGTCGTGCTGCGACCGCAACCTGTGTTCTGCCTTTTGCGCAACACGCTGCGCGACAGCCTCGATCAGTTCGTGCACGGAGGCGGTCGCAAGGTGTCGGCATGGACCGCGATGCACCGCACGGTGCAGGTGCCCTTCGATCGTCCGGGCGACGCACCCGATGCCTTCTTCAACGTCAACACGCTGGCCGAACTGCAGGCGCTGGAACGCAGATGA
- the moaA gene encoding GTP 3',8-cyclase MoaA, whose amino-acid sequence MSPHVIIPVTEIGRARSVATPLGDVPATGLLRDQLGRPLTDLRISVTDRCNFRCSYCMPKDVFNKDYDYLPHSALLSFEEITRLARLFTQHGTRKIRLTGGEPLLRKNIELLIEQLAQIRTPDGAPLDLTLTTNGSLLKRKAAALKAAGLNRVTVSLDGLDDAVFRAMNDVDFPVADVLAGIEAAHAAGLGPIKINMVVKRGTNDQEILPMARHFRNTGVVLRFIEYMDVGATNGWRMDEVMPSSDVVARIAAEFALAPLQASAPGETAQRWAYADGGGEIGVISSVTQAFCQDCSRARLSTEGQLYLCLFAHRGHDLKPLLRGNASDQQILSSIGHIWQGRADRYSELRALRGPDTALPADSPRRVEMSYIGG is encoded by the coding sequence ATGAGCCCACACGTCATCATTCCTGTTACCGAGATCGGTCGCGCGCGCAGCGTCGCCACGCCGCTGGGCGACGTGCCCGCCACCGGCCTGCTGCGCGACCAGCTCGGCAGGCCGCTGACCGACCTGCGCATCAGCGTCACCGACCGCTGCAACTTCCGCTGCAGCTACTGCATGCCGAAGGACGTGTTCAACAAGGACTACGACTACCTGCCGCACAGCGCGCTGTTGAGTTTCGAGGAGATCACGCGTCTGGCGCGGCTCTTCACGCAGCACGGCACGCGCAAGATCCGACTGACCGGCGGCGAGCCGCTGCTGCGCAAAAACATCGAACTGCTCATAGAGCAGCTGGCGCAGATCCGCACGCCCGACGGCGCGCCGCTCGACCTCACGCTCACGACCAACGGCTCGCTGCTCAAGCGCAAGGCCGCGGCGCTCAAGGCCGCGGGCCTGAACCGCGTGACGGTGAGCCTCGACGGCCTCGACGACGCCGTGTTCCGCGCGATGAACGACGTCGACTTTCCGGTGGCCGACGTGCTCGCCGGGATCGAGGCCGCGCACGCGGCAGGGCTCGGCCCGATCAAAATCAACATGGTGGTCAAGCGCGGTACCAACGACCAGGAAATCCTGCCGATGGCGCGGCATTTCCGGAACACCGGCGTGGTGCTTCGCTTCATCGAATACATGGATGTCGGCGCCACCAACGGCTGGCGCATGGACGAGGTGATGCCGTCGTCGGACGTCGTCGCGCGCATCGCCGCCGAGTTTGCGCTCGCACCGCTGCAGGCCAGCGCGCCGGGCGAGACCGCGCAGCGCTGGGCGTACGCCGATGGTGGCGGTGAAATCGGCGTCATCAGCAGCGTGACGCAAGCCTTTTGCCAGGACTGCAGCCGCGCACGTCTCTCGACCGAAGGCCAGCTCTACCTGTGCCTCTTCGCGCACCGCGGGCACGACCTCAAACCACTGCTGCGCGGCAACGCGAGCGACCAGCAGATCCTCTCCAGCATCGGTCACATCTGGCAGGGCCGCGCCGATCGCTACTCCGAACTTCGCGCTCTGCGCGGACCCGATACGGCACTGCCGGCCGATTCGCCACGCCGTGTCGAGATGAGCTACATCGGCGGATGA